A section of the Pseudomonadota bacterium genome encodes:
- the gltX gene encoding glutamate--tRNA ligase, whose product MTEIRTRFAPSPTGFQHLGGFRTAFFAYLFAKQHGGKFLLRIEDTDRERLVPGAVRFVIEELAWLGIQIDEGPSHQELKDIGEYWDGAPQLGGEYGPYTQSLRLPRYKEVVEELIAKGHAYRCDCTPEMLERERNEQMARREMPGYSGYCRTRDVSADTRHIIRFKMPQKRSVSFVDGIRGRVNWETIPLRDTILFKSNGFPTYHLAAMVDDHDMLITHVMRGIEWLSSAPVHILLYEALGWQMPVFAHLPLVNGADGKKLSKRTGALNARDVRELGYLPEAVLNFVSMIGWAPGEGSNQEIFSRQELISQFSFAGVNQASGVFDITKMAWMNGLYIRNLSAEEFVKRAQPFLDLVSLKVPAEQFLALAPHVQERVKVLTEVAPMIEFLSDEPLVRQTEAIFQKGMDEAKAREVLTSSITQLELLPEFSVVAIDQVLRGVAVELGLKPGPAFVVLRIAVTGKTVTPPLFESFAVLGRDKVLSRLREMLDLIPSSI is encoded by the coding sequence ATGACTGAAATTCGCACACGATTTGCGCCGTCGCCCACTGGATTTCAACATCTTGGTGGATTTCGCACCGCTTTTTTTGCCTATCTCTTCGCCAAGCAACATGGGGGCAAGTTCCTGTTGCGAATTGAGGATACAGACCGTGAAAGGCTCGTTCCAGGAGCAGTCCGTTTTGTGATTGAGGAGCTGGCGTGGCTCGGTATTCAGATCGATGAGGGTCCTAGCCACCAGGAGCTTAAGGATATCGGAGAGTATTGGGACGGCGCGCCACAACTTGGCGGCGAGTATGGGCCGTACACGCAGAGCTTGCGGCTTCCACGCTACAAGGAGGTCGTAGAAGAGCTGATTGCCAAGGGGCATGCCTACCGCTGCGATTGCACCCCCGAGATGCTTGAGCGCGAGCGTAACGAGCAGATGGCTAGACGCGAGATGCCCGGGTACTCAGGATATTGTAGAACCCGCGACGTTAGCGCCGATACTCGACATATCATTCGTTTTAAGATGCCGCAGAAACGCTCGGTCAGCTTCGTGGATGGCATCCGTGGTCGTGTTAATTGGGAGACCATACCGTTACGCGATACTATCTTGTTTAAGAGTAACGGGTTTCCGACCTATCATTTGGCGGCCATGGTAGATGATCACGATATGTTGATTACGCATGTGATGCGTGGCATCGAGTGGTTATCATCAGCGCCGGTTCATATCCTACTGTACGAGGCGCTCGGATGGCAGATGCCGGTCTTTGCGCATTTGCCCTTAGTAAACGGAGCAGATGGAAAGAAGCTTTCAAAACGAACTGGGGCGCTTAATGCACGCGATGTGCGAGAGCTCGGATATCTACCAGAGGCAGTGCTTAACTTCGTCTCTATGATCGGATGGGCGCCGGGTGAGGGGAGCAATCAGGAGATCTTCTCGCGTCAGGAGTTAATCTCACAGTTCTCATTTGCGGGGGTGAATCAGGCTAGCGGCGTCTTTGATATCACTAAGATGGCGTGGATGAACGGACTCTATATTCGTAACCTCAGTGCAGAGGAGTTCGTTAAGCGGGCGCAGCCGTTCCTTGATTTAGTTAGTCTTAAGGTGCCAGCCGAGCAGTTCCTAGCGCTTGCGCCGCACGTTCAGGAAAGGGTCAAGGTGTTAACTGAGGTCGCGCCGATGATCGAGTTCTTAAGCGATGAACCCCTTGTACGGCAGACCGAGGCGATCTTTCAGAAGGGTATGGATGAGGCTAAGGCGCGTGAGGTTCTAACCAGCTCTATCACGCAGCTAGAGCTTTTGCCGGAGTTTTCGGTGGTTGCTATTGATCAAGTATTACGGGGGGTTGCAGTAGAGCTTGGGCTTAAGCCAGGGCCGGCCTTCG